In the genome of Coxiella burnetii, the window GCTATTCTGAGAAACAAATCGCTAAGCGATTAAATTTGAGTATTCGGTCTATTGTTTTTTACATAACTAGTGTGCGAAAGACTTTAGCCTGCCAGTCTCAAAAGGAATTAGTCAACAAACTTCGCCAAATTGATTTTACTTACTTGCCACCCACCTGCTAAATAGGAGATTGCCATGAGCGATACAAATTTCCAGATCTGGATAAAAGGGCTGCTTGCTTCCGAAGATAAAAAAACAAAAATACCACCAAAATCCCCACAGAAACGCTTTTTAGACCGGCATTACGTTGGAGAACCATATCCAAAAGTGTATTTTACAAACCGAGAATTTACAATCGCTACTTATCTTTTGAAAGGTTATCGCTACAAACAAATTGCTGAAGTCTTAAATTTATCCTCCCGTTCAGTAGAGTTCTACATCCAAAATATGCGCGAAAAATTTTATTGCCGTAATAAAAGAGCTTTGATAGGGGTGTTGAAAAATATAGATATTTTGAGTCACCATCCACGGGATAAATCCGGCGATGACGGACCAAAAATAGAGGAAAAAAGAAAATAGCCCGTATGAAGCGGAATACGGGGATTGCGTTTTTATTTCCCGTATTTCGCTTCGCTGCATACGGGCTACTTTGATTTAGGTGCTAGGCCTGCTGGGGCGATTTTGTATTGAGGGAGTAAGAATGGTTTCTAACCTTTCTATCGTTGGGGCTGTGTTTGAAAACACATCATCCTTCTTCCAAAAAAGAAATCCTTGGCCTTTCATTCGTTTGAGCAAATGTTTATTGTTATCACGTACGCTAGCTGTTAATGCTTTTTTAAATTCTTCCAATAGATTGCTATCGATGGTCTCGTTTGATATATCATTAGAAAATTTCTCTAAATACCTCAAATACTGTTCTTGTCTTTCCACTAAATAAGGCATTTTAGCTATTGTGGGAAACTCCCATTTTGATACATCGGTATTAGCAATAATTGCGTAGTCAGAAGTTGCTTTATCAAGAAATGAAGCAAGCCGTTTTATTCCTTTCTTATCTTCGGGTATGCGATTAAATTCGCGCCACGTTTCGCCTCCCCCTTTATCCTACGTTGGATCCCACGTTTCACGAATAAATTTTTGAATAAATTCTTTTAATTCACGCATAAAAATCCCTCTTTTTAAAAACAGAATTTAATTAAAATTTTGTTTTTGGTTTCATTTTTTTAATATTAGTTTAAGTTGTTGTTGATATTCTTATCAAATAAGAATTCACCTTAAGTATAAGGCTTTTTGCACATGTCCAGAAAATACGATCCCAACCTTGATGGCCCACGAAAACCAAAGCCAAAACTGCCATTCCCGTATTCCGCTTCGCTGCATACGGGCTACTTTGGTTTAGGTGCGGGGTTGGAAGCTTCTGGTGGAATTTCCCAGCTTGGTTTTCCAAACATAGTGTCTTTACTAACCTGCGATGTTCTTTTTGTCTCTTCTGTCTCTTCCTTCTGCGTTAAATATTTGTCAAAAATACTATAATCGGGATCAGCAGGAAACTTAACCCTAATATTTGTTTGATGTATGTTAATTTGGGGCTCTTCTTCTCTAAGCGCAGAGGTTTCAGGGTCCAATTTACCTCTCACGATACCTTCCAATCCTATTTGGATAGCAATGCCAGTGAGAAAGCTTCCCCAACTAGGGGCATGGCTAAGGAAAGGAGGATGGCCCAGGTGAGCCAAAACAATATTTTGCAGCTCAAGGGGTAACCAATCTTTTTTTCCACTGCTGCTGTGCTGGCAACCGTGCGGTCGCTTGCGACGTTGGGTGGCTCAATGTCTTGCTGGGAATTAGTAGGCTGTCTGGACATATAA includes:
- a CDS encoding helix-turn-helix transcriptional regulator — its product is MSDTNFQIWIKGLLASEDKKTKIPPKSPQKRFLDRHYVGEPYPKVYFTNREFTIATYLLKGYRYKQIAEVLNLSSRSVEFYIQNMREKFYCRNKRALIGVLKNIDILSHHPRDKSGDDGPKIEEKRK
- a CDS encoding helix-turn-helix transcriptional regulator, with amino-acid sequence MDKTKKYTLGPNFPNVTLTHREAQCVAYLLKGYSEKQIAKRLNLSIRSIVFYITSVRKTLACQSQKELVNKLRQIDFTYLPPTC